The sequence CCTGGTCTGTACATCATTGCCCTGGTCTTTACAAAAACTTGCTTCTAAAGTGCCTTCAAAAAGTGGCAGCCTACAAAAACTATGCTTTTAAATTGCCTTCAAAAAATGGCAGCCTAGCATTTCAAAAGATAGCCTATTTTTTCATGGAACTTGAATACCCAAATGTCCCATTTGGTATTCAACTTCATCTAAGGAAATTGAACTTATTCCAAGTGCATTCCTTAGATGATCCATTCCACTTACAATGCCATTCTCCATGAGATAGTTAATAGCCTCATTAACTAAATCATGGGGAACTTGTAAATTGTTTGGTAATTGTCCCTGCCTAATAAGTGATCCTTTGCCCATATGGGGGATTTTATAGCAGTTCTGTCCTTTTACCTTCAGAATTTCAGTCAAACAACCTTGTAGACTTAAGAAAACCTTGTTGAGTGTTGTAGGAGATAGTTCATCAAATGACTTCTTCACTGCCTCCACTAATGTATCTACATTGGTACAAACTGATTCAGTTTGTAGGCTTTGAATAGCCCTAAACCAACCTAGATCATTGATGTTGGTATCCGGTGAATTGGGAGGTTGATGAACAATCTTGATGTCAAAGCCATCTGAGCTGGCAGCCTGTCTAAAGTCCAGATCACTGTCTTTAATGTGAGGCTTCGCGTTATCTTGTTGAATGAATATCACCCTACTTGCAAATTGTGGCCACTTGGCCTTTATAGCAGGAATTATCTGCCAGAATACATTTAGTAAAGCAGTTCAGCCCATAAGCACTTGAAAACCTAtctaaaactgaattaaatgcATGCATATCATACTAGAGTTACATTTAGTAAAGCAGTTCAGCCCATAAGCACTTGAAAACCTATCTAAAGCACAAGTTAATTGAATACATAGCATACTAGAGTTAAATTTAGTAAAGCAGTTCAGCCCCTAAGCAATTGAAAACCTATCTAAAGCACAAGTTAATTGAATGCATAGCATACTAGAGTTACATTTATGACACACTTCATGTGTGCGCACTACCTTGTTAATAATGCAATCCTTAATTACTTCCTTCGTGATTGATTGAATGGGCTTTTGCTCAAGTGTACCTGCCTCCCTATTTTTGCTACTCCTCTTGGCTGGTACATATTCTGTAAATGGGAAAATACCTATTTTCCCATCAAAGAGTACAGTCCCATCCTCGGCTATCAACGGCCTGCACACAGCGCACATGAACATGACTTTGGTTATGAACTTCTTGCTTTTGCAAGTCCTATGTGGTTCGGCCTCCCCGGGTGTCAAATAGAACCTGTGATTTGACTTGGTTATATaaaaccatttctcatcaatATGCACCGTGTTGTGCATACTCTTGAATTGAAGCACCTTGAGTATTCTATCATACTCGATTGCTTCAAGAGAGAACCTTAGACGTAGCAACTTATTAGGGGCTGTTAAGTCGGGCTTTATCGCACTAGTATGAGCCCTGATCAAACCCTTGCTTATCCATCGCCCAACTGTGCTCTTGCTGCAACTTATTCCACTTGCTAGCCTTCGAATGGTTGATCTTTTGCTTAGCTCCAATGTTGAAATTAATTGAAGATCTATTTCAACTCTCTTGCGCCTTGACTTGTTGATTTTGCCACTGCTACTATGAATATACTGACCTTGTGCTTGCTGTTTTTTTGCAGCAGTCCATAAACGATTTACCGTTCGACGGCAGACGGCAAACTTGACGGCGGCAGCCTGCATTCTGCCCCTTTTTGGCTTCCCACCTTGGCTATCTTCAAGCAAAAACTGCACTACAGAGTTTCTCTCTCCCGTTGTTAGATCCTTGCGCCGCATTTTGGATTTTTTTCTAGTGTTTTTTGTGGCAATTTGTATGCTGCTGCCTCTTTTCTGTTTTGTTGGGAGTAGTGTGTTCGAATGGAGTGTTAGACTCCAGCTTTTATTGTAACACCctgtacttttatgagtagtagtagtgtcgagacactacagagagtactgcggtactgagatatgagattataaataaaatgagatggagtaatgatgataaatagagatattgagcattagagttacattattttgatgagacgagttattattctagatggagatatgagtctgatagaatcAATGATGAGGATAGAGAGTGAGTAGTTTGAGAAaacgagttgagatagagatgctgattgaattgagaaaagggcataatttattttttcccgatgacggatacagaggtatctgtgagattaattgtcctattgttaataggaacatctgattaagaatagagttgagataagtgagtgagaaaccctatagaagggagagtcgatctgagagatgatctaattgagagatgattgctgattgctttgatgtgaattgtatccgtgttttatctgagatggtttgagtgattgtctacgtgactatttgttacgatgatgtgagtatgatttgttttgtgttatgttaacacggattattttcgagattttggagaacgagattatttttaaaatcgggAAATAGCATAcagctattattattttgcatatcagtattttatgagaaatattttactgagatatatatatatatatataagtatatgatgagatgagatattccaatagtttgagctattgtATTTTTCGATGAAGAACTACTGAATGTAATACattgaggaaataaggatgtatagagatAATGGTTGAACGTTGTTAAAGTTAAAAATCTGGCCTTGGAGTTCTGCTATGGCGTGGGAGTTTTGCTCTGGCTTGCGAGCTCTTCTCGGGATGCgagctctgctatgccagaggcgaagtcagtcctctgctatgccagaggcgaaggcattcgtctgcccagacagaggggaagtcagtcctctgctatgccagaggcgaaggcattcgtctgcccagacagaggggaagtcagtcctctgctatgccagaggcgaaggcattcgtctgcccagacagaggggaagtcagtcctctgctatgccagaggcgaaggcattcgtctgcccagacagagcggaagtcagtcctctgctatgccagaggcgaaggcattcgtctgcccagacagaggggaagtcagtcctctgctatgccagaggcgaaggcattcgtctgcccagacagaggggaagtcagtcctctgctatgccagaggcgaaggcattcgtctgcc comes from Salvia miltiorrhiza cultivar Shanhuang (shh) chromosome 3, IMPLAD_Smil_shh, whole genome shotgun sequence and encodes:
- the LOC131018590 gene encoding uncharacterized protein LOC131018590 — encoded protein: MRRKDLTTGERNSVVQFLLEDSQGGKPKRGRMQAAAVKFAVCRRTVNRLWTAAKKQQAQGQYIHSSSGKINKSRRKRVEIDLQLISTLELSKRSTIRRLASGISCSKSTVGRWISKGLIRAHTSAIKPDLTAPNKLLRLRFSLEAIEYDRILKVLQFKSMHNTVHIDEKWFYITKSNHRPLIAEDGTVLFDGKIGIFPFTEYVPAKRSSKNREAGTLEQKPIQSITKEIIPAIKAKWPQFASRVIFIQQDNAKPHIKDSDLDFRQAASSDGFDIKIVHQPPNSPDTNINDLGWFRAIQSLQTESVCTNVDTLVEAVKKSFDELSPTTLNKVFLSLQGCLTEILKVKGQNCYKIPHMGKGSLIRQGQLPNNLQVPHDLVNEAINYLMENGIVSGMDHLRNALGISSISLDEVEYQMGHLGIQVP